One part of the Candidatus Aminicenantes bacterium genome encodes these proteins:
- a CDS encoding TlpA disulfide reductase family protein, whose amino-acid sequence MIIDFWAPWCGPCRKVIPTLVKDFNELKDKGLVVIGFTKFYGRYSDEVQNKGKVEAVAEKELIKGFVERNGLKYPIAIAANGAAFDSYGVSGIPTMVFIGKDGNIYDIKVGSGDEAEITNKIKLLLAAK is encoded by the coding sequence GTGATCATCGATTTCTGGGCTCCCTGGTGCGGCCCCTGCCGCAAGGTGATCCCGACCCTGGTCAAGGACTTCAATGAGCTCAAGGACAAGGGGCTGGTGGTGATCGGCTTCACCAAGTTCTACGGGCGCTACAGCGACGAGGTCCAGAACAAGGGCAAAGTGGAAGCGGTTGCGGAGAAAGAGCTGATCAAAGGCTTCGTCGAGCGCAACGGCTTGAAGTACCCTATCGCCATCGCGGCCAATGGCGCGGCCTTCGACAGCTACGGCGTCAGCGGCATCCCGACCATGGTCTTCATCGGCAAAGACGGCAACATCTACGACATCAAGGTCGGCTCGGGCGACGAAGCGGAGATCACGAACAAAATAAAACTGCTGCTGGCGGCGAAATAG